The following proteins are encoded in a genomic region of Puniceicoccus vermicola:
- a CDS encoding aldo/keto reductase gives MKVDPQTVVNSNQVRLKNVHGQDIPALGFGTYELEGDTCRRAVDAALGTGYRHIDTARMYENEEEVGRAIAESRIDRDDLFVTSKIWRDDLDTEGVDREIKTSLKLLNLDYLDLYLIHWPNPEYPLEETLEALMKHREKGLVRHIGVSNFPPNLFRQAISLAPIFCNQVEYHPFLRQGENIHIARAHDALVTAYSPLAQGKVSGCEAIESIAQKHGKNAQQVTLRWLLEQNSVAAIPRSSTPEHIANNFEVFDFQLDDGDRAQIASLEKGQRIVDPDFAPDWDNG, from the coding sequence ATGAAAGTGGACCCACAAACCGTCGTAAACTCCAACCAAGTCCGCCTCAAAAATGTTCACGGGCAGGACATTCCCGCTCTCGGTTTCGGAACCTATGAGCTCGAAGGAGATACCTGCCGCCGCGCCGTTGACGCAGCCCTCGGCACCGGCTACCGCCATATCGACACCGCGCGTATGTATGAAAATGAGGAAGAGGTAGGCCGCGCCATCGCAGAATCCCGCATCGACCGGGACGACCTCTTCGTCACCAGTAAAATCTGGCGGGATGACCTCGACACTGAAGGAGTTGATCGGGAGATCAAAACCAGCCTCAAGCTCCTGAATCTCGATTATCTGGATCTCTATCTCATCCACTGGCCCAATCCCGAATATCCTCTGGAAGAAACCCTCGAAGCGCTCATGAAGCATCGCGAGAAAGGTTTAGTCCGCCACATCGGAGTGAGTAACTTCCCACCCAACCTCTTCCGGCAAGCCATCTCCCTCGCCCCGATCTTTTGCAATCAGGTTGAGTACCACCCATTCCTCCGCCAGGGCGAGAACATCCACATCGCCCGTGCTCATGACGCTCTAGTCACCGCCTACTCCCCCTTGGCGCAGGGAAAAGTCTCCGGCTGCGAAGCCATCGAAAGCATCGCCCAGAAACACGGGAAGAACGCCCAGCAGGTCACCCTCCGCTGGCTCCTCGAGCAGAACTCCGTAGCAGCCATCCCCCGCTCCTCCACACCCGAGCACATCGCCAACAACTTCGAGGTCTTCGACTTCCAACTCGACGACGGAGACCGCGCCCAGATCGCCAGCTTGGAAAAGGGCCAGAGAATCGTAGACCCAGATTTCGCCCCCGATTGGGACAACGGCTAA
- a CDS encoding LacI family DNA-binding transcriptional regulator: MESKPVTLRDIAREAGCSHSTVSLALRNHPRIPEKTRLAIQSLAAKMGYTTNPYVQSLLSQVRRGKVRPQQAGLALVSNYEKPEQWRQMPNNRLAVLGAFQRAAELGYSLEEFSLRSEGMNFDRLRRILLARGIRGVLIAPTPEDRLDLSMNIDPFAVVSMGQSLLNREISMVSHYHGHSMRTLIEELEARGYQKIGCSIDSGINQRIEEAWSAQYFQYQSKLPRTDQIPINLRPPDCSSEDFRSYLKKNRLDAIITDQDNYYEELPENLLQRPDLFGFGCLAIHPDKTTIGGIRQNNQMAGFRSVELLVQLINNGVFGVPDSPQTVFTPGQWEEGKTLRPRVVDP; encoded by the coding sequence GTGGAAAGCAAACCAGTCACTCTGCGGGACATCGCTCGTGAAGCGGGATGCTCTCACAGCACAGTCTCCCTCGCTCTGCGCAACCACCCACGGATTCCCGAAAAGACCCGCCTCGCGATCCAGTCTTTGGCGGCGAAGATGGGGTACACCACCAACCCTTATGTCCAGTCTCTCCTCAGTCAGGTACGGCGCGGGAAGGTACGTCCTCAGCAAGCGGGCCTCGCTCTGGTCTCCAATTACGAGAAACCCGAGCAATGGCGTCAGATGCCCAACAACCGACTTGCCGTCCTCGGCGCCTTTCAACGGGCCGCTGAATTAGGATACAGCCTCGAGGAATTTTCCCTACGCTCCGAGGGCATGAACTTTGACCGACTGCGACGAATCCTTCTCGCCCGGGGAATTCGCGGAGTCCTCATCGCCCCAACTCCAGAGGACCGCCTGGACCTCTCCATGAATATCGACCCATTCGCCGTCGTAAGTATGGGTCAGAGTCTCCTCAATCGAGAGATCTCCATGGTCTCCCACTATCATGGCCATTCAATGAGAACTTTGATCGAGGAGCTGGAGGCACGGGGCTATCAAAAAATCGGCTGCTCCATCGATTCGGGAATCAATCAACGCATCGAGGAAGCCTGGTCCGCCCAATACTTTCAATATCAGTCAAAATTGCCCCGAACGGATCAGATCCCGATCAACCTCCGACCGCCCGACTGCTCTTCAGAAGATTTTCGATCCTACCTGAAGAAGAACCGTCTCGATGCCATCATCACCGATCAGGACAACTATTACGAAGAGCTCCCGGAAAATTTGCTTCAAAGACCCGACCTTTTTGGATTCGGCTGCTTAGCCATCCATCCGGACAAAACGACCATCGGCGGGATTCGCCAGAACAACCAGATGGCCGGATTCCGCTCGGTCGAGCTTCTGGTGCAGCTCATCAACAACGGAGTCTTCGGGGTCCCCGACTCTCCCCAAACCGTATTCACCCCGGGACAATGGGAAGAAGGAAAAACGCTGCGACCACGAGTAGTCGATCCGTGA
- the tkt gene encoding transketolase — protein MAINHDILSTAATQARGLAIDAVAACNSGHLGLPLGAADMGSYLFSDGLSFNPSEPRWLNRDRFVLSAGHGSMFLYSWLHLSGYDLSIEEVKNFRQMGSITPGHPEFHETPGVECTTGPLGQGVGNSVGLAISGKMAAAKYNTDEHKIFGHNVVCLAGDGCLQEGISSEASALAGHLGLDNFILLYDDNRVTLDAMAAETQSEDTAARYAAYGFDVYKVDGHDTQAFAATLEEAKADKNGHPKFILCRTLIGKGISEVEGTSKGHGEGGAKFAAESRKKLGLPDETFYVSDEVQKFFAEKKAEKIAAYEEWEKTFTAWKSANPELAAELETAVAKDFPSAEELMDSIPEFDTEKAVATRASGGKILNALAAKVPNLISGSADLHGSTKNYLDDLGDFSAENHSGRNLRFGIREHAMGAIVNGLAYDGLFLASGATFATFADYMRPSVRLSALSGLHNFNIWTHDSIGVGEDGPTHQPVEINAALRAIPNLDVLRPGDAEEAVGALTSAVCRNDGPSGLIFSRQNLPALAADKDVKRKGTLKGGYILKKEEGDLDTIILASGSEVQHAMAAAEELGAGVRVVSMPCMEIFDRQDESYREEVLPSSCRKRVSIEAGVSQPWYKYVGLDGKIVGIDRFGISAPGDEVMEKLGMTAANVVATVKSL, from the coding sequence ATGGCAATCAATCACGACATCCTCTCAACAGCTGCCACCCAAGCCCGCGGCCTCGCGATCGACGCAGTCGCCGCCTGCAATTCCGGGCACCTTGGCCTTCCCCTCGGCGCCGCCGACATGGGATCCTACCTTTTCAGCGATGGCCTGTCCTTCAATCCATCTGAGCCTCGTTGGCTCAACCGCGACCGTTTTGTTCTCTCCGCTGGTCACGGAAGCATGTTCCTCTATTCTTGGCTTCACCTGAGCGGCTACGACCTCTCGATCGAGGAAGTGAAGAACTTCCGCCAGATGGGCAGCATCACTCCGGGTCACCCGGAATTCCACGAAACTCCCGGCGTAGAGTGCACAACCGGCCCTCTCGGTCAGGGCGTGGGCAACTCGGTAGGTCTCGCGATCTCCGGGAAAATGGCCGCCGCCAAATACAACACGGATGAGCACAAGATCTTTGGTCACAACGTTGTCTGCCTCGCAGGTGACGGCTGCCTCCAAGAAGGGATTTCCTCCGAAGCCTCCGCTCTTGCGGGTCACCTCGGTCTGGACAACTTCATCCTCCTTTACGATGACAACCGCGTCACCCTCGACGCCATGGCTGCCGAAACCCAAAGCGAAGATACCGCTGCGCGCTACGCCGCTTACGGTTTCGACGTTTACAAGGTCGACGGTCACGACACCCAAGCTTTTGCCGCCACCTTGGAAGAGGCGAAAGCCGACAAGAACGGTCATCCGAAGTTCATTCTCTGCCGCACCTTGATCGGTAAGGGCATCTCCGAAGTCGAAGGCACCTCGAAAGGTCACGGCGAAGGCGGTGCCAAGTTTGCCGCTGAATCTCGCAAGAAGCTCGGCCTCCCCGATGAAACCTTCTATGTTTCTGATGAGGTGCAGAAGTTCTTCGCTGAGAAGAAAGCCGAGAAAATCGCCGCTTACGAAGAATGGGAAAAGACTTTCACCGCGTGGAAGTCCGCCAACCCCGAGCTCGCCGCTGAACTCGAAACAGCCGTGGCCAAGGATTTCCCAAGCGCCGAAGAATTGATGGACTCGATTCCCGAGTTCGACACCGAAAAAGCCGTCGCCACTCGCGCTTCCGGAGGCAAGATCCTCAACGCACTCGCCGCCAAGGTTCCGAATCTCATCAGTGGGAGCGCCGACCTTCATGGCTCGACCAAGAACTACCTAGACGATCTCGGAGACTTCAGCGCCGAAAATCATTCCGGCCGCAACCTTCGCTTCGGAATCCGCGAGCATGCCATGGGAGCCATCGTCAACGGTCTCGCCTACGATGGTCTCTTCCTGGCCAGTGGCGCGACCTTCGCCACCTTTGCCGACTACATGCGCCCATCAGTACGCCTCTCGGCACTCTCCGGTCTTCACAACTTCAACATCTGGACCCACGACAGCATCGGTGTGGGCGAAGACGGCCCAACCCACCAACCGGTGGAAATCAACGCCGCTCTCCGCGCCATCCCGAATCTCGACGTTCTCCGTCCTGGCGATGCCGAGGAAGCTGTGGGAGCCCTGACCTCCGCAGTCTGCCGCAACGATGGACCTTCCGGTCTAATCTTCAGCCGCCAGAACCTTCCCGCTTTGGCCGCCGACAAGGACGTCAAGCGCAAGGGCACTCTCAAAGGTGGCTACATCCTCAAGAAGGAAGAAGGCGATCTCGACACCATCATTCTCGCCAGCGGCAGTGAAGTGCAGCACGCAATGGCCGCTGCTGAAGAGCTCGGTGCCGGAGTCCGCGTCGTCTCCATGCCCTGCATGGAAATCTTTGACCGCCAAGACGAATCCTACCGCGAAGAAGTGCTTCCTTCCTCCTGCCGCAAACGCGTTTCCATCGAAGCCGGAGTTTCGCAACCCTGGTACAAGTATGTTGGACTCGACGGCAAGATCGTCGGAATCGACCGCTTTGGAATCAGCGCCCCCGGCGACGAGGTCATGGAAAAACTGGGCATGACCGCCGCCAACGTGGTCGCTACGGTCAAGTCCCTCTAA
- a CDS encoding glycoside hydrolase family 130 protein, giving the protein MIQKHPSNPVLTADQVPYEASCVFNAGVAKIGDEYIMIFRNDFDYLGKAAFAGTSLGLARSADGIDWKVEPEPILTNEQAREYFKDSHEARFGLEEVRRVYDPRITVIDGEIYLCTAMDTPHGVLGAVLKTPDFRSFELLSLTTPDNRNMVLFPEKINGLYYRLERPFPIYGRGQPEAFEIWSSASPDLRYWGDTRLVLGSEEVPFSNCKIGPAAPPIRTDAGWLTTIHAVKKDTDNPLKAWGGQNWTKTYYGGLMLLDLEIPQKVIGLASEPLLVPDTSYEIDGFRGSVIFPGGMILEDNGEVKIYYGASDTFVALATAPVEELVALCKPFPA; this is encoded by the coding sequence ATGATTCAAAAACACCCCTCCAATCCAGTTCTCACTGCCGATCAAGTCCCCTACGAAGCCAGCTGCGTTTTCAACGCCGGAGTCGCCAAGATTGGCGACGAGTACATCATGATTTTCCGAAATGACTTCGATTACCTTGGCAAGGCAGCCTTCGCGGGAACATCTCTCGGCCTGGCTCGCAGCGCCGATGGAATCGACTGGAAGGTCGAGCCCGAGCCGATCCTTACCAACGAACAGGCGCGCGAATATTTCAAGGATTCCCATGAAGCCCGCTTCGGCCTTGAAGAGGTCCGCCGAGTCTATGACCCCCGCATCACCGTCATTGACGGCGAGATTTATCTGTGCACGGCAATGGATACCCCCCACGGTGTTCTCGGAGCAGTCCTGAAAACTCCGGACTTCCGCTCATTCGAGCTTCTCAGTCTGACGACTCCCGACAACCGCAACATGGTCCTCTTTCCAGAGAAGATCAATGGGCTCTACTACCGACTCGAACGTCCTTTCCCCATCTACGGTCGGGGCCAGCCCGAAGCCTTTGAAATCTGGTCCTCTGCCTCGCCTGACCTCCGCTACTGGGGGGACACCCGCCTCGTTCTCGGCAGCGAAGAAGTTCCTTTCAGCAACTGCAAGATCGGACCGGCCGCTCCTCCCATTCGTACTGATGCGGGCTGGCTGACGACCATTCATGCCGTCAAGAAGGACACCGACAACCCACTCAAGGCTTGGGGAGGACAGAATTGGACGAAGACTTACTACGGGGGCTTGATGCTCCTCGACTTGGAGATTCCGCAAAAGGTGATCGGGCTCGCTTCCGAACCTCTCCTGGTCCCCGATACTTCCTACGAAATTGATGGATTCCGCGGGAGCGTAATCTTCCCTGGTGGAATGATCCTCGAGGATAATGGAGAAGTGAAAATCTACTACGGAGCCTCGGACACCTTCGTCGCCCTCGCCACCGCCCCCGTTGAAGAGCTCGTTGCCCTCTGCAAACCGTTCCCAGCCTGA
- a CDS encoding DUF5069 domain-containing protein gives MSDEQPLGPTGVILRDLPSPYVPHACGLLHLPRFLAKCEKHLNGGLPKSYQRNFRKGFDGFLCLHLEIDPDDVVEIVRSSENEADRDSKLAELFPDDLKVHVWNRKVVQMGMSEMGRERLEEVKADMGISDRTDILSFADMIDIDEGRIPGYDPSKAPSKA, from the coding sequence ATGAGCGACGAGCAACCACTGGGGCCAACGGGAGTCATCCTTCGTGATCTCCCCTCCCCCTACGTCCCTCACGCCTGCGGTCTTCTCCACTTGCCCCGTTTTCTGGCCAAGTGCGAGAAGCACCTGAACGGCGGTCTTCCGAAGTCTTATCAGCGGAACTTCCGCAAGGGCTTCGACGGCTTCCTTTGCCTCCACTTGGAGATCGATCCCGACGATGTCGTCGAGATCGTCCGCTCCAGTGAGAATGAGGCAGATCGGGACAGTAAGCTGGCAGAACTATTCCCCGACGACCTCAAGGTCCACGTCTGGAACCGCAAGGTTGTGCAAATGGGAATGAGCGAAATGGGCCGGGAACGGTTGGAAGAGGTCAAAGCCGATATGGGCATCTCCGATCGCACCGACATCCTCTCCTTTGCCGATATGATCGATATCGATGAAGGGCGTATTCCCGGATACGATCCAAGCAAAGCTCCCAGCAAAGCCTAA